A DNA window from Acidihalobacter prosperus contains the following coding sequences:
- a CDS encoding LabA-like NYN domain-containing protein, with amino-acid sequence MTTTPLRVGVYVDVSNIHLNGGYRMQFDILRDFACRDGANPVHLNAYLAFDAQRAERDSGYRAGARQFHAALRDIGYKVIVKHVRWYTDEAGERYGKANMDLELAVDALLQGERLDRVLIASGDGDFAYLVRALQNRGCRTELIAFSNISSELRQEVDLFVSGYLIPGLLPVKSEQPWGTLESRLRGTCYHYDHDKGFGFLRYLKHIDPLLHITDARDPRSPYGTVFFHASQLPAGFDTRGLPSREHIFEFTLRPPAGEDKKDPSAAELAHVN; translated from the coding sequence ATGACAACCACACCGCTCCGCGTCGGCGTTTACGTCGACGTTTCCAACATCCATCTCAACGGCGGCTATCGCATGCAGTTCGACATCCTGCGGGACTTCGCCTGCCGCGACGGCGCCAACCCCGTGCACCTCAACGCCTATCTCGCCTTCGATGCGCAAAGAGCGGAACGTGACAGCGGCTACCGTGCCGGCGCGCGCCAATTCCACGCCGCCCTGCGCGACATCGGCTACAAGGTCATCGTCAAGCATGTGCGCTGGTATACCGACGAGGCCGGCGAACGCTACGGCAAGGCCAACATGGACCTCGAACTCGCGGTCGACGCCCTGCTACAGGGCGAACGTCTGGACCGCGTGCTGATCGCCAGCGGCGACGGCGATTTCGCCTATCTGGTACGCGCACTGCAGAATCGCGGCTGTCGCACCGAGCTGATCGCCTTCAGCAATATCTCCTCAGAGCTGCGTCAGGAAGTAGACCTGTTCGTATCCGGCTACCTGATCCCCGGCCTACTGCCGGTCAAGTCGGAGCAGCCCTGGGGCACCCTGGAATCGCGGTTGCGCGGTACCTGCTACCATTACGATCACGACAAGGGCTTCGGTTTTCTGCGCTACCTGAAGCACATCGACCCGCTGCTGCACATCACCGACGCCCGCGATCCGCGTTCGCCCTACGGTACCGTGTTCTTCCACGCCAGCCAGCTGCCCGCGGGCTTCGATACGCGCGGACTGCCCTCGCGCGAGCATATCTTCGAGTTCACCTTGCGCCCGCCGGCCGGAGAAGACAAAAAGGACCCGTCCGCGGCAGAACTCGCACACGTCAACTGA
- the trxA gene encoding thioredoxin TrxA — MSDKILHVSDSDFESEVLKSDQPVLVDYWAEWCGPCKMIAPVLDEIAGEYEGRLKIAKLNIDENPATPPKYGIRGIPTLMLFKAGSVEATKVGAVSKSQLTAFLDQNI, encoded by the coding sequence GTGAGCGACAAGATACTTCACGTGTCTGACAGTGATTTCGAGTCCGAGGTTCTCAAATCGGATCAGCCCGTGCTGGTGGACTACTGGGCGGAGTGGTGCGGTCCCTGCAAAATGATCGCACCGGTGCTCGACGAGATCGCGGGCGAGTACGAAGGCAGGCTCAAGATCGCCAAGCTCAATATCGACGAAAATCCGGCCACGCCTCCGAAGTACGGCATCCGTGGCATTCCGACCCTGATGCTGTTCAAGGCCGGCAGCGTCGAGGCCACCAAGGTGGGTGCCGTTTCCAAGTCGCAACTCACCGCATTCCTCGATCAGAACATCTGA
- the purD gene encoding phosphoribosylamine--glycine ligase produces the protein MKIMVIGGGGREHALAWKLAQSDAVDTVYVAPGNAGTAREPGLRNVPLAATDIPGLLRFAGDEGIDLTVVGPEAPLVAGIVDTFRDAGLRIFGPTRDAARLEGSKAFSKDFLRRHRIPTARYGSFTEIAPALDFIHDHGAPIVVKADGLAAGKGVVVAQTQEEARAAVRDMLAGNAFGEAGHRVVIEEFLQGEEASFICMVDGTHILPMASSQDHKARDDGDIGPNTGGMGAYSPAPVVTPEMHARILREVIEPTVLGMANEGMPYTGFLYAGVMIDAEGTPKVLEFNCRFGDPETQPIMLRLRSELHTLVEAALDGRLDQVRADWDPRVALGVVLAAHGYPEAYREGEDLGPLPADGADRKLFHAGTRLDGERAVSAGGRVLCATALGDTVAEARVRAYALAEAVSWPGKYYRTDIGHRALARC, from the coding sequence ATGAAGATCATGGTCATCGGCGGCGGCGGCCGCGAACATGCCCTGGCCTGGAAACTGGCCCAGTCCGACGCGGTAGACACGGTCTACGTGGCGCCCGGCAATGCCGGCACCGCACGAGAACCCGGCCTGCGCAACGTGCCGCTGGCCGCCACCGACATTCCTGGCCTGCTCCGCTTCGCGGGCGACGAAGGCATCGACCTGACCGTGGTCGGCCCCGAGGCACCGTTGGTGGCGGGTATCGTCGACACCTTCCGCGACGCCGGCCTGCGCATCTTCGGGCCGACGCGAGATGCTGCCCGCCTGGAGGGCTCCAAGGCCTTCAGCAAGGACTTCCTCCGGCGCCACCGCATTCCGACCGCGCGCTACGGCAGTTTTACCGAAATCGCGCCGGCGCTGGACTTCATCCACGACCACGGCGCACCGATCGTGGTCAAGGCCGACGGCCTCGCCGCCGGCAAGGGCGTGGTCGTCGCGCAGACTCAGGAGGAAGCGCGCGCCGCCGTCAGGGACATGCTCGCCGGCAACGCCTTCGGCGAGGCCGGGCACCGCGTGGTCATCGAGGAATTTCTGCAGGGAGAGGAGGCCAGCTTCATCTGCATGGTCGACGGCACGCATATCCTGCCGATGGCCAGCTCGCAGGACCACAAGGCGCGCGACGACGGCGATATCGGCCCCAATACAGGCGGCATGGGCGCCTATTCACCAGCCCCGGTGGTGACGCCTGAAATGCACGCGCGCATCCTGCGCGAAGTGATCGAGCCCACCGTGCTCGGCATGGCCAACGAGGGCATGCCCTACACCGGATTTCTCTATGCCGGCGTGATGATCGACGCCGAAGGCACGCCCAAGGTGCTGGAATTCAACTGCCGTTTCGGCGACCCCGAAACCCAGCCGATCATGCTGCGGCTGCGCAGCGAACTGCACACGCTGGTCGAGGCCGCTCTCGACGGCCGGCTCGACCAGGTCCGTGCCGACTGGGATCCCCGCGTTGCGCTCGGCGTGGTGCTCGCCGCCCACGGCTACCCCGAAGCCTACCGCGAGGGCGAAGACCTCGGCCCCCTGCCTGCCGACGGCGCCGACCGCAAGCTGTTCCATGCGGGCACCCGCCTGGACGGCGAGCGGGCCGTCAGCGCGGGCGGTCGGGTATTGTGCGCCACAGCGTTGGGCGATACTGTTGCCGAGGCCAGAGTCCGAGCCTACGCGCTGGCCGAGGCGGTAAGCTGGCCCGGCAAGTACTATCGCACCGACATCGGACATCGCGCCCTGGCGCGATGCTGA
- a CDS encoding 4Fe-4S dicluster domain-containing protein, with product MRLGLVIDLDTCVGCHACAVACKQWNTSGTTGPLTDYRPYGADPSGVWFNRIRHYEVGDYPNSKTINFPMSCMHCEDADCVTVCPTGASYKRKEDGVVLVDQTKCMGCNYCSWACPYGARELDRESGTMKKCTLCIDRIYDETLAEIDRQPACVITCPAHARFFGDFDDPDSEVSRLVRERDGMQLMPELGYNPTNRYLPPRINTPIPTEDVRRDSLVGKVKEWVNKAVAR from the coding sequence ATGCGACTCGGTCTCGTCATCGATCTGGACACCTGCGTCGGCTGCCATGCTTGCGCGGTGGCCTGCAAGCAGTGGAACACCTCGGGCACCACCGGCCCGCTGACCGACTACCGGCCCTACGGCGCCGATCCGAGCGGCGTGTGGTTCAACCGCATCCGCCATTACGAGGTGGGCGACTATCCCAACAGCAAGACCATCAACTTCCCGATGTCCTGCATGCACTGCGAGGACGCCGACTGCGTCACCGTCTGCCCCACCGGCGCGTCGTACAAGCGCAAGGAGGACGGCGTGGTCCTGGTCGACCAGACCAAGTGCATGGGCTGCAACTACTGCTCCTGGGCCTGCCCCTACGGCGCTCGCGAGCTGGACCGCGAATCGGGCACGATGAAGAAATGCACGCTGTGCATCGATCGCATCTACGACGAGACTCTCGCCGAGATCGATCGTCAGCCGGCCTGCGTCATCACCTGCCCGGCGCACGCGCGTTTCTTCGGCGATTTCGACGATCCGGATTCGGAGGTCAGCCGCCTGGTGCGCGAGCGCGACGGCATGCAGCTGATGCCCGAGCTCGGCTACAACCCGACCAACCGCTATCTGCCGCCGCGTATCAACACGCCGATCCCGACCGAGGACGTGCGCCGCGACAGCCTCGTCGGCAAGGTCAAGGAATGGGTCAACAAGGCGGTGGCGCGTTGA
- a CDS encoding glycogen/starch/alpha-glucan phosphorylase has protein sequence MNDILHESQFTPLENDRKALGDSIRGRLIHSLGKDPRIATERDWLHAVALAVRERMLERWIFTRRSYQAASAKRVYYLSMEFLIGRSLVNAMLNLGIYDAAREALAEFGVDLAEIAEVEPDAALGNGGLGRLAACILDSLATQCLPGIGYGIRYEFGMFAQEIRDGVQIEHPDSWLRYGNPWELPRPEGLHPVRFYGNLITHYRPNGEAQHFWEDGETVMAMPYDLPIPGYGPGNVNNLRLWAAKATRDFELDYFNEGDYIGAVEQKNVSENISRVLYPNDASQAGRELRLKQEYFFVSASLQDILSRHREDGHPLTSLHDHAAIQLNDTHPAIAVAELMRLLVDENDLPWEQAWSITVRTFAYTNHTLMPEALETWPVALMARVLPRHMQIIYDINHRFLNDVRHRFPGEHELLRRVSLIDEDHGRRVRMAHLAVVGSHHTNGVAALHSELLRNTLFSDFSRIMPERFINVTNGVTPRLWLHQANPGLGDLICRHIGEGWIRDLDQLASFAPLADDTDARAEFRAVKLANKRRLAQYVADKTGVAVDPAALFDVQIKRIHEYKRQLLKLLHVITLYNRIRDGQADDCVPRAVLFAGKAAPAYVMAKRIIRLINDVADVVNNDPLVGDRLKCVFVPNYGVSSATLIIPAADLSEQISTAGTEASGTGNMKLALNGALTIGTLDGANVEIRDEVGEDNIFIFGLRTEEVESLRRNGYDPQSHYRENPELARCLDMIASDFFAPDDPHRHRPIVDSLLHEDRYLLLADYAAYIEAQGEIDRLYRSPEEWTRKAMLNTARMGRFSIDRTVKEYASRIWGIEPRCAGRTRGVS, from the coding sequence ATGAACGATATCCTCCACGAAAGCCAGTTCACGCCGCTCGAAAACGACCGCAAGGCTCTGGGGGACTCGATCCGTGGCCGCCTGATCCACAGCCTCGGCAAGGATCCGCGCATCGCCACCGAGCGAGACTGGCTGCATGCCGTCGCGCTCGCCGTACGCGAGCGCATGCTCGAACGCTGGATATTCACCCGGCGCAGCTATCAGGCGGCCAGCGCGAAGCGCGTTTACTACCTCTCGATGGAATTCCTCATTGGGCGCAGCCTCGTCAATGCCATGCTCAACCTCGGCATCTACGACGCTGCGCGCGAGGCCCTGGCGGAATTCGGCGTGGATCTCGCCGAAATTGCCGAAGTCGAGCCCGACGCCGCTCTCGGCAACGGCGGCCTCGGCCGCCTGGCCGCCTGTATCCTCGATTCCCTCGCCACCCAATGCCTGCCGGGCATCGGCTATGGCATCCGCTACGAATTCGGCATGTTCGCCCAGGAAATTCGCGACGGCGTGCAGATCGAGCATCCCGACAGCTGGCTGCGCTACGGCAATCCCTGGGAACTGCCCCGCCCCGAGGGGCTGCACCCGGTGCGTTTCTACGGCAATCTGATCACGCACTACCGACCCAACGGCGAAGCCCAGCACTTCTGGGAAGACGGTGAAACCGTGATGGCGATGCCCTACGACCTGCCCATCCCCGGCTACGGTCCCGGCAACGTGAACAACCTGCGCCTGTGGGCCGCCAAGGCGACGCGCGACTTCGAGCTCGATTACTTCAACGAAGGCGACTACATCGGTGCCGTCGAACAGAAAAACGTCTCCGAGAACATCAGCCGCGTGCTGTACCCCAACGATGCCAGTCAAGCGGGACGGGAACTGCGCCTCAAGCAGGAATATTTCTTCGTATCCGCCTCGCTGCAGGACATCCTGTCACGCCATCGCGAGGATGGGCATCCCCTGACCTCTCTGCACGATCACGCCGCAATTCAGCTCAACGACACGCATCCCGCCATCGCAGTGGCCGAACTGATGCGGCTGCTGGTCGACGAAAACGATCTGCCCTGGGAGCAAGCCTGGTCCATCACCGTGCGCACATTTGCCTACACCAATCACACGCTGATGCCGGAGGCACTGGAGACCTGGCCGGTGGCACTGATGGCGCGCGTCCTGCCGCGCCACATGCAGATCATCTACGACATCAATCACCGCTTTCTCAATGACGTCCGCCATCGCTTCCCCGGCGAGCACGAGCTGCTGCGCCGGGTCTCGCTGATCGACGAGGATCACGGCCGGCGGGTCCGCATGGCCCATCTCGCCGTGGTTGGCAGCCATCACACCAACGGCGTCGCCGCGCTGCACAGCGAACTGCTGCGCAACACGCTGTTCAGCGATTTCAGCCGCATCATGCCGGAGCGTTTCATCAACGTGACCAACGGCGTCACGCCGCGACTCTGGCTGCATCAGGCGAATCCCGGACTCGGCGATCTGATCTGCCGGCATATCGGCGAGGGCTGGATACGCGACCTGGACCAGCTCGCGTCGTTCGCGCCGCTGGCGGACGATACCGACGCGCGTGCCGAATTCCGTGCGGTCAAGCTTGCGAACAAGCGCCGCCTGGCCCAGTACGTCGCCGACAAGACCGGCGTCGCCGTCGATCCGGCGGCCCTGTTCGACGTCCAGATCAAGCGCATCCACGAATACAAACGCCAGCTGCTCAAACTGCTGCACGTCATCACACTCTACAACCGCATCCGCGATGGCCAGGCCGACGACTGCGTACCACGTGCGGTGCTGTTCGCCGGCAAGGCCGCACCGGCCTACGTCATGGCCAAACGGATCATTCGCTTGATCAACGACGTGGCAGACGTGGTCAACAACGACCCGCTCGTCGGCGATCGGCTCAAATGCGTCTTCGTGCCCAACTACGGCGTTTCCAGCGCGACCCTCATCATCCCCGCCGCCGATCTTTCCGAGCAGATTTCGACTGCCGGCACGGAGGCTTCCGGTACGGGCAACATGAAACTGGCGCTCAACGGCGCCTTGACCATCGGCACGCTGGACGGCGCCAATGTCGAAATCCGCGACGAGGTCGGCGAAGACAATATCTTCATCTTCGGACTGCGTACGGAGGAGGTCGAATCGCTACGCCGCAACGGCTACGATCCGCAAAGCCACTACCGGGAAAATCCGGAACTGGCCCGCTGTCTCGACATGATCGCAAGCGATTTCTTCGCGCCGGACGACCCGCATCGCCATCGCCCCATCGTCGATAGCCTGTTGCATGAAGACCGCTACCTGTTGCTGGCCGACTACGCCGCCTATATCGAGGCCCAGGGCGAGATCGACCGGCTGTACCGTTCCCCGGAAGAATGGACCCGCAAGGCCATGCTCAATACCGCACGCATGGGCCGCTTCTCGATCGATCGCACCGTCAAGGAATATGCGAGCCGGATATGGGGCATCGAACCCCGCTGCGCCGGGCGCACGCGCGGCGTCAGCTGA
- a CDS encoding dimethyl sulfoxide reductase anchor subunit family protein yields MHPALSVIFFTVVSGAGFGLYSLTAILQLFRLGPAMDRSELLSALITAFVLIVAGLISSTGHLANPKNAWRSFMRVKTSWLSREAVLAVIFFPFALLYLLGVYLYGAHVPVFFGLMGVIAIVLGFMTVFATGMIYACLKTMRQWNTPLVPANYLLMGLTLGALFHLAIEAYYGANLQFIIGVAGTALVMTGVMKGIYYFWIAKTSGPSINTATTFTRATVRLLDVGHTAGTFLTEEFGYRVEPGRLKLLKTAVFALGFILPLILIVVAGAADGGAFALTVFAVLSSLAGKGVERWLFFAEARHVVNLYHGAQHT; encoded by the coding sequence ATGCATCCGGCATTGTCTGTCATCTTTTTCACCGTCGTCTCCGGCGCGGGTTTCGGGCTGTATTCGCTCACCGCGATCCTGCAGCTGTTCCGACTCGGCCCGGCGATGGACCGTTCCGAGCTGCTCAGCGCCCTGATCACCGCCTTCGTGCTGATCGTGGCCGGTCTGATCTCGTCCACGGGACATCTGGCCAATCCGAAGAACGCCTGGCGTTCCTTCATGCGCGTGAAGACCTCCTGGCTGTCGCGCGAGGCTGTGCTGGCGGTAATCTTCTTCCCGTTCGCGCTGCTGTATCTGCTGGGCGTGTACCTTTATGGCGCGCACGTGCCCGTGTTTTTCGGGCTGATGGGCGTGATCGCCATCGTGCTGGGCTTCATGACCGTGTTCGCCACCGGCATGATCTACGCCTGTCTCAAGACCATGCGCCAGTGGAACACGCCGCTGGTCCCGGCCAACTACCTGCTGATGGGGCTGACCCTGGGGGCGCTGTTCCATCTGGCGATCGAGGCGTACTACGGCGCCAATCTGCAGTTCATCATCGGCGTGGCGGGTACCGCGCTGGTGATGACCGGCGTCATGAAGGGCATTTACTACTTCTGGATCGCCAAGACCAGTGGTCCGAGCATCAACACCGCAACCACCTTCACACGGGCCACCGTGCGGTTGCTCGACGTGGGCCACACGGCGGGTACCTTCCTGACCGAGGAGTTCGGTTATCGGGTGGAACCGGGCCGTCTCAAGCTGCTCAAGACGGCCGTGTTCGCGTTGGGCTTCATTCTGCCGCTGATCCTGATCGTGGTTGCCGGCGCGGCCGATGGCGGAGCCTTCGCGCTGACCGTGTTCGCGGTGCTGTCATCGCTAGCGGGCAAGGGCGTCGAGCGCTGGCTGTTCTTCGCCGAGGCCCGTCATGTTGTGAACCTCTACCATGGCGCGCAGCACACCTAG
- the rho gene encoding transcription termination factor Rho, which translates to MNLTELKQMPAAEVVELARSMNIEGTARARKQDIIFSMLKAHAKNGEDIYGDGVLEILQDGFGFLRGADSSYLAGPDDIYVSPSQIRRFNLRTGDTISGKIRPPKEGERYFALLKVDRINFEPPEHAKHKVLFENLTPLHAQNRMRIERGNGSTEDITARVIDIVAPFGKGQRGLIVSPPKAGKTMMMQNIAQSIASNYPDCYLIVLLIDERPEEVTEMSRMVQGEVISSTFDEPASRHVQVAEMVIEKAKRLVEHKRDVVILLDSITRLARAYNTVVPSSGKVLTGGVDANALHRPKRFFGAARNIEEGGSLTIIATALVDTGSKMDEVIYEEFKGTGNMEVHLDRRIAEKRVYPAININRSGTRREELLTDPEELQKLWILRKFLHGMDDLDAMEFLLGRLQQTKTNNEFFDAMKRS; encoded by the coding sequence ATGAACCTGACCGAACTCAAGCAGATGCCGGCCGCCGAAGTGGTGGAACTGGCCCGCAGCATGAATATCGAGGGCACCGCCCGCGCCCGCAAGCAAGACATCATCTTCTCCATGCTCAAGGCTCATGCCAAGAACGGCGAAGACATCTATGGCGACGGCGTGCTGGAAATCCTGCAGGACGGCTTCGGTTTCCTTCGGGGAGCGGACAGTTCCTACCTGGCCGGGCCGGACGATATCTACGTTTCCCCGAGCCAGATCCGCCGTTTCAACCTGCGTACCGGCGACACCATATCCGGCAAGATCAGGCCTCCGAAGGAGGGCGAGCGGTATTTTGCGCTGCTCAAGGTCGACCGCATCAACTTCGAGCCGCCGGAACACGCCAAGCATAAGGTGCTGTTCGAGAATCTGACGCCGCTGCATGCGCAGAACCGCATGCGCATCGAGCGCGGCAACGGCAGTACCGAAGATATCACCGCGCGGGTCATCGACATCGTCGCGCCCTTCGGCAAGGGGCAGCGTGGCCTGATCGTTTCGCCGCCGAAGGCGGGCAAGACGATGATGATGCAGAACATCGCTCAGAGCATCGCCTCGAACTATCCGGACTGCTATCTCATCGTGCTGCTCATCGATGAGCGTCCCGAGGAGGTTACCGAGATGTCGCGCATGGTGCAGGGCGAGGTAATCTCCTCGACCTTCGACGAACCCGCCTCGCGCCACGTGCAGGTCGCCGAAATGGTCATCGAGAAGGCCAAGCGCCTGGTCGAGCACAAGCGCGACGTGGTCATCCTGCTGGACTCCATCACTCGCCTGGCACGTGCCTACAATACCGTGGTGCCCTCGTCGGGCAAGGTGTTGACGGGTGGTGTCGACGCCAATGCGCTGCACCGTCCGAAGCGTTTCTTCGGGGCCGCGCGCAATATCGAGGAAGGCGGCAGCCTGACCATTATCGCGACCGCGCTGGTGGATACCGGCTCGAAGATGGACGAGGTGATCTACGAGGAATTCAAGGGCACCGGCAACATGGAGGTGCACCTTGATCGCCGCATCGCGGAGAAGCGCGTCTATCCGGCGATCAACATCAATCGGTCGGGCACGCGCCGAGAGGAGCTGCTCACCGATCCGGAGGAGCTGCAGAAGCTCTGGATCCTGCGCAAGTTCCTGCATGGCATGGACGATCTCGACGCCATGGAGTTCCTGCTGGGCCGCCTGCAGCAGACCAAGACCAACAACGAGTTCTTCGATGCGATGAAGCGCTCCTGA
- the rhlB gene encoding ATP-dependent RNA helicase RhlB — protein MTDTHLSEHAFDSLELVPAVRQGILDCGFSKMTPIQAAIMPIALGGRDAAGQAQTGTGKTAAFLIATFNHLLGHPPADARKANQPRALVLAPTRELAIQIHKDAEALGRHTGLNLALIYGGVDYEKQRQSLETGVDVLIGTPGRIIDFFKQHVFDLKQIQVMVLDEADRMFDLGFIKDIRFLLRRMPAPTHRLSMLFSATLSYRVMELAYEHMNNPQTVRIEPEQVTAERVRQEVYYPSNREKIPLLLGLLARENPERSIVFTNTKRAAEEVTAYLEDNGYPTALLSGDVPQNKRQKLLASFSSGEMSIMVATDVAARGLHIPDVSHVFNYDLPQSPEDYVHRIGRTARAGAEGDAISFACEDTAFYLPEIEAYIGMKIQSQVVEPSLLKEPRAQIRHERKRRPVRGPGPGRSGKPAQGAKGDSKPRSDGAHRRRRRKPTPNPG, from the coding sequence ATGACTGATACTCACCTGTCCGAGCACGCATTCGATTCCCTGGAGCTGGTTCCCGCGGTACGACAAGGCATTCTCGATTGCGGCTTTTCCAAAATGACGCCCATTCAGGCCGCGATCATGCCCATCGCGCTCGGAGGGCGGGATGCCGCCGGACAGGCACAGACCGGCACGGGCAAGACCGCCGCCTTTTTGATCGCCACCTTCAACCATCTGCTTGGCCACCCGCCAGCAGATGCCCGCAAGGCCAATCAGCCGCGCGCGCTCGTGCTGGCCCCCACCCGCGAGCTGGCGATCCAGATCCACAAGGACGCCGAAGCGCTCGGTCGCCACACCGGGCTGAATCTAGCGCTGATCTACGGTGGCGTCGACTACGAAAAGCAGCGCCAGAGCCTGGAAACGGGCGTCGACGTACTGATCGGCACGCCAGGGCGCATCATCGACTTTTTCAAGCAGCACGTGTTCGATCTCAAGCAGATTCAGGTGATGGTGCTAGACGAGGCGGACCGCATGTTCGATCTCGGCTTCATCAAGGACATTCGCTTCCTGCTCCGACGCATGCCCGCCCCGACGCATCGCCTCTCCATGTTGTTTTCGGCCACCCTGTCCTACCGGGTCATGGAGCTGGCCTACGAGCACATGAACAATCCTCAGACCGTGCGCATCGAGCCCGAGCAGGTCACCGCCGAGCGCGTCAGGCAGGAGGTCTACTATCCCTCCAACAGGGAGAAAATCCCGCTGCTGCTCGGCCTGCTGGCACGTGAAAATCCCGAACGCAGCATCGTGTTCACCAACACCAAACGCGCCGCCGAGGAAGTCACCGCCTATCTCGAGGACAACGGCTACCCGACCGCCCTGCTATCGGGCGACGTGCCGCAGAACAAACGTCAGAAGCTGCTCGCATCCTTCAGCAGCGGCGAAATGTCGATCATGGTGGCCACCGATGTCGCGGCACGGGGCCTGCACATCCCCGATGTCTCCCACGTCTTCAATTACGACCTTCCGCAGTCGCCGGAGGACTACGTCCACCGCATCGGACGGACGGCACGCGCGGGCGCCGAGGGCGACGCCATCAGCTTCGCCTGCGAGGATACCGCCTTTTATCTGCCCGAGATCGAAGCCTACATCGGCATGAAGATCCAGTCCCAGGTGGTCGAGCCTTCGCTGCTGAAGGAGCCCCGGGCGCAGATAAGACACGAGCGCAAGCGACGGCCGGTCCGCGGCCCTGGCCCTGGCCGCAGCGGCAAACCCGCACAGGGCGCCAAGGGAGACAGCAAGCCGCGCTCCGACGGCGCGCACCGGCGGCGCAGGCGGAAACCGACGCCCAACCCCGGCTGA